Proteins from a genomic interval of Rosa chinensis cultivar Old Blush chromosome 2, RchiOBHm-V2, whole genome shotgun sequence:
- the LOC112184393 gene encoding uncharacterized protein LOC112184393, whose translation MDSQIGSERTFLPRVLHEFGFSQSFVDWVRTILHSARLSVLINGSPHGFFSCDRGVRQGDPLSTILFCLAEEVLSRGLANLFSAGRIRSISTPRGCSPISHVLYADDLFIFCRGDGSSLRCLQQFLTLYGEASGQLINKNKSTFYLGTPYLHRQRYFKRLLGFKRGVTPFTYLGVRIFRGKPRRIHLQALADKAKSKLAGWKGKLLSMAGRVQLVQSVFQSMLLHTFTVYIWPSSLIKHLAVCAPNFIWSGDLAIRKMVTVPWSQNSRWLIGNGSMVNFWSDKWLDIPILEELQRVSLSPQLHALVSDFIANQQWSLPARFYSLYPHIAQKIHNITLPLQAESDCLIWEHSSFRVPSFYDGYELWLACCFGTSLPSQGSLDDFWNAFIGKRFSSQLANVWLAAGLFTLMQIWKVRNKLVFDNKQPSLWRVLCSIKYWVRFAAPYFPGSSKGLLDVNILKEFGVQPIIQQVRIPCMVRWLSPTHSWIKLNTDGLAKVNPGAAACGGIFRIAGGRYVRGYCQNLGFQNAFYSELMAVIIGVEFTYQFGWHTLC comes from the exons ATGGATAGCCAGATAGGATCTGAAAGAACCTTCCTTCCGAGAG TGCTTCATGAGTTTGGTTTCTCTCAGTCTTTTGTGGATTGGGTCCGAACAATATTGCACTCTGCTCGGCTTTCTGTGCTTATTAATGGGTCTCCGCATGGTTTTTTCTCTTGTGATCGTGGTGTTCGTCAGGGGGATCCTCTGTCTactattcttttttgtttagcGGAAGAGGTTTTAAGCCGGGGGCTTGCCAACTTGTTTTCTGCTGGGCGTATTCGTTCTATTTCTACTCCAAGGGGTTGCTCTCCAATTTCTCATGTCCTCTATGCAGATGACCTATTTATTTTTTGCAGAGGTGATGGCTCTTCTCTTCGTTGTCTCCAACAGTTTCTTACTCTTTACGGTGAAGCATCAGGGCAACTAATTAATAAGAACAAGAGCACTTTCTACTTGGGTACTCCTTATCTGCATCGTCAGCGTTACTTCAAGCGGTTATTGGGGTTCAAGAGAGGTGTGACCCCATTCACCTATTTGGGAGTACGAATTTTTCGTGGTAAGCCTCGACGTATTCATCTCCAAGCCTTGGCGGATAAGGCTAAATCTAAGCTTGCTGGTTGGAAAGGAAAGCTTTTATCTATGGCAGGCAGGGTACAACTTGTTCAATCAGTGTTTCAAAGCATGCTTCTTCATACTTTCACAGTGTATATTTGGCCTTCCTCTCTTATAAAGCATTTGGCTGTCTGTGCTCCGAATTTTATTTGGTCTGGAGACCTGGCGATACGAAAGATGGTTACTGTACCTTGGAGTCAG AACTCCAGATGGCTTATTGGCAATGGTTCTATGGTGAATTTCTGGTCGGATAAATGGTTGGATATTCCAATCTTAGAGGAGTTGCAACGTGTTTCACTTTCTCCACAACTGCATGCTCTTGTCTCTGACTTTATTGCTAACCAGCAATGGTCCTTGCCAGCTCGGTTTTACTCTCTGTATCCACATATTGCACAAAAGATCCACAACATTACTCTTCCCCTCCAAGCTGAAAGTGACTGTCTCATTTGGGAACACTCCAGTTTTCGGGTCCCTTCTTTTTATGATGGTTATGAGTTG TGGTTAGCTTGTTGTTTTGGCACTTCTTTGCCTTCTCAAGGGTCGCTTGACGACTTCTGGAATGCTTTTATTGGTAAGAGATTCTCTTCTCAATTAGCTAATGTTTGGTTAGCAGCGGGTCTTTTTACTCTGATGCAGATTTGGAAGGTGCGGAACAAGCTGGTCTTTGATAATAAGCAGCCCTCTCTCTGGCGTGTTCTTTGTTCAATTAAATATTGGGTTCGTTTTGCGGCACCCTACTTTCCAGGTAGTTCGAAAGGATTACTGGATGTAAATATTCTTAAGGAATTTGGAGTTCAGCCCATTATTCAACAGGTGCGCATCCCTTGTATGGTTAGGTGGCTTTCTCCGACTCATTCCTGGATTAAGCTCAACACTGATGGCCTTGCTAAAGTGAATCCTGGGGCGGCGGCATGTGGTGGCATATTTAGAATTGCTGGTGGGCGTTATGTTAGAGGCTACTGTCAGAACTTGGGTTTCCAGAATGCTTTTTATTCGGAGTTAATGGCAGTGATTATTGGAGTGGAATTTACTTATCAGTTTGGTTGGCATACTCTCTGTTAG
- the LOC112186094 gene encoding uncharacterized protein LOC112186094 has product MSRNIEALFSVLLVELCTTVLLANAQFLPPNAPSIPGLSPPGMPQDALKCWSSLTNISGCALEVLRSIFSLQFGNIGPNCCKAFLGLEESCWPRMFPSNPSFPPLLNNSCSLRGGLVPPA; this is encoded by the coding sequence ATGTCAAGGAACATTGAAGCATTGTTTTCAGTGCTACTAGTGGAACTATGCACTACTGTCTTGCTGGCCAATGCGCAGTTTCTACCACCCAATGCTCCTTCGATTCCAGGCCTGTCTCCACCAGGAATGCCGCAGGATGCACTAAAGTGTTGGTCATCCCTAACCAACATTAGTGGATGTGCTTTGGAAGTCTTGCGCTCTATTTTCAGCTTGCAATTTGGCAACATTGGTCCCAACTGTTGCAAGGCCTTTCTTGGTTTGGAGGAAAGCTGTTGGCCTAGAATGTTTCCTTCGAATCCTTCCTTTCCTCCCTTGCTCAACAACAGCTGTTCTCTCAGAGGAGGTTTAGTGCCACCGGCATGA